A single window of Ammospiza caudacuta isolate bAmmCau1 chromosome 12, bAmmCau1.pri, whole genome shotgun sequence DNA harbors:
- the CAMK1 gene encoding calcium/calmodulin-dependent protein kinase type 1 isoform X1, whose translation MPVSPCHPSRLTACPHSCHRWEWVALQGTMPLGQDGPSWKKRIEDIQRIYDFRDVLGTGAFSEVVLAEEKATRKLVAIKCIAKKALEGKETSIENEIAVLHKIKHPNIVALDDIYESGTHLYLIMQLVSGGELFDRIVEKGFYTERDASALIRQILDAVKYLHDMGIVHRDLKPENLLYYSMDEDSKIMISDFGLSKIEGCGSVLSTACGTPGYVAPEVLAQKPYSKAVDCWSIGVIAYILLCGYPPFYDENDAKLFEQILQAEYEFDSPYWDDISDSAKDFIQHLMEKDPAKRFTCEQALQHPWIAGDTALDKNIHQSVSEQIKKNFAKSKWKQAFNATAVVRHMRKLQLGTSQDIPGQTTPMSPGEPLVGGTSNGSECGRPPPSRAQRLPPD comes from the exons ATGCCCGTGTCCCCATGCCATCCCAGCAGGCTGACAGCCTGTCCCCACTCGTGTCACAGGTGGGAGTGGGTGGCCCTACAGGGCACCATGCCGCTGGGGCAGGATGGGCCCAGCTGGAAGAAGAGGATCGAGGATATTCAGCGGATCTATGATTTCCGAGATGTCCTGGGCAC GGGGGCCTTCTCCGAGGTGGTCCTGGCGGAGGAGAAGGCGACGCGGAAGCTCGTGGCCATCAAGTGCATTGCCAAGAAGGCACTGGAGGGAAAGGAGACCAGCATTGAGAACGAGATTGCCGTCCTCCACAA AATCAAGCACCCCAATATCGTGGCCTTGGATGACATCTACGAGAGTGGCACCCACCTCTACCTCATCATGCAGCT ggtcTCGGGGGGGGAGCTCTTTGACCGCATTGTGGAGAAGGGTTTCTACACGGAGCGCGACGCCAGCGCCCTGATCCGGCAGATCCTCGACGCCGTCAAATACCTGCACGACATGGGCATCGTCCACCGTGACCTGAAG CCCGAGAACCTGCTCTATTACAGCATGGATGAGGACTCCAAGATCATGATCAGCGACTTCGGGCTGTCCAAGATCGAGGGCTGTGGCAGTGTCCTGTCCACAGCCTGTGGCACCCCTGGCTATGTGG cccctgaggTGCTAGCACAGAAGCCCTACAGCAAAGCAGTGGATTGCTGGTCCATCGGAGTCATCGCCTACATCCT GCTCTGTGGTTACCCCCCTTTCTATGATGAGAACGATGCCAAGCTCTTTGAGCAGATCCTGCAGGCAGAGTACGAGTTTGACTCACCCTACTGGGATGATATCTCAGACTCAG CCAAGGACTTTATCCAGCACCTGATGGAGAAGGACCCTGCCAAGCGATTCACCTGTGAGCAagccctgcagcatccctg GATTGCcggggacacagccctggacaagaACATCCACCAGTCAGTGAGCGAGCAGATCAAGAAGAATTTTGCAAAGAGCAAGTGGAAG CAAGCTTTCAATGCCACGGCGGTGGTGAGGCACATGagaaagctgcagctgggaacCAGCCAGGACATCCCTGGGCAGACAACTCCCATGAGCCCTGGCGAACCGTTGGTTGGAGGGACCAGCAATG GGTCAGAGTGTGGGCGCCCACCCCCAAGCAGAGCTCAGCGTCTCCCACCAGACTGA
- the CAMK1 gene encoding calcium/calmodulin-dependent protein kinase type 1 isoform X2: MPLGQDGPSWKKRIEDIQRIYDFRDVLGTGAFSEVVLAEEKATRKLVAIKCIAKKALEGKETSIENEIAVLHKIKHPNIVALDDIYESGTHLYLIMQLVSGGELFDRIVEKGFYTERDASALIRQILDAVKYLHDMGIVHRDLKPENLLYYSMDEDSKIMISDFGLSKIEGCGSVLSTACGTPGYVAPEVLAQKPYSKAVDCWSIGVIAYILLCGYPPFYDENDAKLFEQILQAEYEFDSPYWDDISDSAKDFIQHLMEKDPAKRFTCEQALQHPWIAGDTALDKNIHQSVSEQIKKNFAKSKWKQAFNATAVVRHMRKLQLGTSQDIPGQTTPMSPGEPLVGGTSNGSECGRPPPSRAQRLPPD; this comes from the exons ATGCCGCTGGGGCAGGATGGGCCCAGCTGGAAGAAGAGGATCGAGGATATTCAGCGGATCTATGATTTCCGAGATGTCCTGGGCAC GGGGGCCTTCTCCGAGGTGGTCCTGGCGGAGGAGAAGGCGACGCGGAAGCTCGTGGCCATCAAGTGCATTGCCAAGAAGGCACTGGAGGGAAAGGAGACCAGCATTGAGAACGAGATTGCCGTCCTCCACAA AATCAAGCACCCCAATATCGTGGCCTTGGATGACATCTACGAGAGTGGCACCCACCTCTACCTCATCATGCAGCT ggtcTCGGGGGGGGAGCTCTTTGACCGCATTGTGGAGAAGGGTTTCTACACGGAGCGCGACGCCAGCGCCCTGATCCGGCAGATCCTCGACGCCGTCAAATACCTGCACGACATGGGCATCGTCCACCGTGACCTGAAG CCCGAGAACCTGCTCTATTACAGCATGGATGAGGACTCCAAGATCATGATCAGCGACTTCGGGCTGTCCAAGATCGAGGGCTGTGGCAGTGTCCTGTCCACAGCCTGTGGCACCCCTGGCTATGTGG cccctgaggTGCTAGCACAGAAGCCCTACAGCAAAGCAGTGGATTGCTGGTCCATCGGAGTCATCGCCTACATCCT GCTCTGTGGTTACCCCCCTTTCTATGATGAGAACGATGCCAAGCTCTTTGAGCAGATCCTGCAGGCAGAGTACGAGTTTGACTCACCCTACTGGGATGATATCTCAGACTCAG CCAAGGACTTTATCCAGCACCTGATGGAGAAGGACCCTGCCAAGCGATTCACCTGTGAGCAagccctgcagcatccctg GATTGCcggggacacagccctggacaagaACATCCACCAGTCAGTGAGCGAGCAGATCAAGAAGAATTTTGCAAAGAGCAAGTGGAAG CAAGCTTTCAATGCCACGGCGGTGGTGAGGCACATGagaaagctgcagctgggaacCAGCCAGGACATCCCTGGGCAGACAACTCCCATGAGCCCTGGCGAACCGTTGGTTGGAGGGACCAGCAATG GGTCAGAGTGTGGGCGCCCACCCCCAAGCAGAGCTCAGCGTCTCCCACCAGACTGA